One part of the Thermoanaerobacterium sp. CMT5567-10 genome encodes these proteins:
- a CDS encoding ABC transporter ATP-binding protein, whose translation MAIVNVEDLHFSYGMIQALKGVNFKIDDYKMVGILGSNGSGKTTLLKNLSGYLKPSKGNVSIAGKSIYSMKSKDKAMLIGYVPQDVYSDFEFTSYDVVMMGRTPYLRRFQRETKKDVNIVKEAMILTNTWDLKDRYVNELSGGQRQRVYIARALAQEPKILLLDEPISHLDVKYQIEVLSILKQLTAKDILVFAVLHDINLSSQFCDFILLMKDGEIISMGTPNEVLTAENIKMAFSVDADVIRNPITDTPLIILSKKQGDDLKIV comes from the coding sequence ATGGCGATCGTAAATGTGGAAGATCTTCATTTTAGTTATGGTATGATTCAGGCTTTAAAAGGTGTAAATTTTAAGATAGATGACTATAAAATGGTGGGGATACTAGGCAGTAATGGGTCTGGAAAGACTACTCTTTTAAAGAACTTATCAGGGTACTTGAAGCCAAGTAAAGGAAATGTGTCTATAGCGGGGAAGAGCATATACAGCATGAAATCAAAGGACAAAGCGATGCTTATCGGTTATGTTCCGCAGGATGTGTATTCTGACTTTGAATTTACCTCTTATGATGTTGTTATGATGGGAAGGACTCCTTATTTAAGGAGATTTCAAAGAGAGACTAAAAAAGACGTAAACATCGTAAAAGAAGCGATGATTCTTACAAACACATGGGATCTTAAGGATAGATATGTAAATGAATTAAGTGGTGGGCAAAGGCAAAGGGTTTACATTGCAAGAGCGTTGGCTCAAGAGCCTAAGATCTTGCTATTGGATGAGCCGATTTCACATTTAGATGTAAAATATCAAATAGAAGTGCTTTCAATACTTAAGCAGTTGACCGCAAAAGATATACTTGTGTTTGCTGTTCTTCATGACATCAACTTATCATCTCAATTTTGCGATTTTATTCTACTTATGAAAGATGGAGAGATTATATCGATGGGGACGCCAAATGAAGTCCTTACTGCAGAAAATATAAAGATGGCTTTTTCTGTCGATGCTGATGTAATCAGAAATCCTATTACAGATACACCGCTTATTATTCTCTCAAAAAAGCAAGGGGATGATTTGAAAATTGTGTAA